The DNA sequence CGACAACCGTCAGGACCGTATTGACTTCGAAATTTCCAGCGTTAGCCATATCAACAGCATCGCCATATTCGTCGGTTTGAGCCGTATTGAAGGTCGCACCTTTGGATTGGTGGATCAAAATTTTATCGCCTATGGAAAAACCTTCCGGATTGGTGATTTTGAGCTTACATTTCTGCTCATTGATCCCGAGGACCTCGCCATATTCATTGACGATTCCTGAGAGGGGTACAGGGCTTTGTGCCTGAAGTGAGGAAGGTAATATGAAGAAAAGACTGAATAAAAGAATAGCCATGTCTCTTCCAAAGGATGGAGCAAGGATGTTCATTAGGTTAATGATGTTAGGTGGTTACTGTGTTAACCCTTTATACGAACACCGTGTGTTTTTAAACCCAAACATAACCGCTATGTAATTAATTAGAGGAGAATCCGTGCAATGGCCCTTTTTATAGCTGATTTAGGGCTTTAGGTGGGGGATACGGCGTGGCAGTTGTACTTTTTAATGATGTGCGGATTGAGGTGTTTTTGCGAAAAAAAGCGCAACAAAAAAGCCTGAACAAAATCAGGCTTTCAATTTTAGTCATTATACTGACTCATGGTTCGGTTAATTCCGATGCTACAGAATCCGTGAATCATCTCAATGGCTTTATCCATGAAAAGGGGGAGTTCTGCGAGATCGCCTCCTTCAAATTTCCCCAATACAAAGTCGACTTGCTTGCCTTTGGAGAATTCATTTCCGATACCGAATTTCAGCCTTGCGTAATTTTGTCCGCCAGTGAGTTCTTCGATATTTTTCAGGCCGTTATGTCCTGCGGCAGAGCCTTTGGCCCGCATACGCAATTTGCCGAAAGGCAGGGCAAGGTCGTCCACGATCACCAATACATTTTCCTTGGGGATCTTGAGTTCATTCATCCAATGGCGTACTGCTTTCCCACTCAGGTTCATATAGGTGGTCGGCTTAATCAGGTGAATGTGTCTCCCTTTGAATTTGTACTCAGTTTTGAATGCCAGACGGTCTGTCTGGAATGCTACATTTTTACTGTCCGCTAATCGGTCCAATGTCAAAAAACCAATATTATGGCGTGTGAGTTCATATTCTGGTCCGATATTACCCAGACCAACGATTAGATATTTCATGATTTTTAGATCATAATAATGAAGGAGGTCCCTTCAGATTGGCAGGAATAAAAAATCCCCACGTTAAAACGTGAGGATTTAAATTTTTTAAGATCAGTGGGAAGCTTATGCTTCTTCTGAACCATCTTCGCCAGCAGATTGCTTCGAACGCAATGCACGAGGAATCTCAACTGTAGCGATAGAAATAGTTGGGTTGTTCAAAATTTCAAGTCCTTCTACAGGTACTTCACCAACTTTAACTGATTTACCCAATTCCAAAGTAGAAATATCAACTTTGATGTTATCAGGCAAAGCGTTAGGCAAAGCTTTAACTTTGATTTTACGCAATTTCGTAACCAAACGACCACCAACTGCAACACCTGGAGAGCTTCCTTCGAAAACTACAGGCAATTCCATTTTCATTGGCTTATCGTCGTTCACCAACAAGAAATCAGCATGCAACAAATTTTCTGATACTGGGTGGAATTGCGTGTCTTGCAATACCGCTTTGTATTCAGTTCCTTCAATGTTCAATTTTACGAAGTATACGTTTGGAGTGTATACCAAGTCGCGGAACAAGTATGCTGGAGCGTAGAAGTGTACTTGCTCTTCACCACCGTAAAGTACAGCAGGAACATTACCTTCTAAACGTAAATCTTTAGCATCCTTTTTACCAAGGTTCGCTCTTTTAAACCCTACAACCTCAATAGTTTGCATGATAATAAATTGTTAAGTATAAATAAATATTAAAAGCCTGTTCTTGTTATTCACTCAAACAGGCGTGCAAATATCGGAAAATAAAATAAAAAAACCACAAGTATTTCGAAAATACTTGTGGTTTCAGTGATTTAATAACCAACTAAGAAGTTCGTCTTAAATAGACATGCCTTTGATGAACAAAGAAGAGATCGACTCATTGTCGTGAATCTTACGGATCGCCTTACCGAAAAGCTCACCAACAGACAATACTTTGATTTTTGAAGACTCCTGACGCAATGGAATGGTATCTGTAACCACCAATTCAGTCAAGGAAGAATTCTCAATGTTTTCATAAGCCTTTCCTGAAAGGATAGGGTGTGTAATGACTGCGCGAACAGATTTAGCACCTTTTTCCAATAGAATATCAGCTGCTTTGCACAAGGTCCCGCCTGTATCGATGATATCATCAACAATGATAACATCAGCACCAGTAACATCACCAATCACCTGCATAGAAGCTACCTCGTTGGCACGCTCACGATGCTTGTCACAGATCACCATATTGGAACGGAAAATCTTGGCAAGGTCACGCGCACGTTTTGTTCCTCCAACATCTGGAGCTGCGAACAAAAGGTTCTCTAAGCCCAAAGAAGCCAAATAAGGAACAAATACAGTCGCTCCTTCAAGGTGATCCACAGGAATATCGAAGAATGCTTGAATTTGACCAGCGTGTAGGTCACAAGTCATGATGCGATCAGCACCAGCAGCAGTAAGCAGATTAGCTACTAATTTGGCAGCGATAGGCACTCTTGGCTTATCTTTACGATCTTGACGAGCATAGCCAAAGTAAGGGGCTACAACAGTTACGTATTTTGCCGAAGCACGACGGGCAGCATCTACCATTAATAAAACTTCCATCAAATTGTCTGATGGAGCAAAAGTAGATTGAATGATGAATACATCACAGCCACGAACGGACTCTTGGAAGGCAGGGCACATTTCGCCATCACTAAATTTACTGATTTTTACATCACCAACCTCTGTACCATACTGGTGGGCGATTTTTTCAGCTAAATATTGAGACTCAGTACCGGAGAAGATTTTTACCGCAGACATTTTTTGAATAATATGTTCAAAGTGTTGTAACGATTTAAATAAGGCTGAAAATAGTAAGCTTCGACCTTATTCAAATTGTCCTATTCTTTATTAATAGCGATGCAAAGGTAAGAAAAAAATTAAAAATCACTTCTGAAAACAGAAATAATAACGCCGCACTGAGCGCTGAAAATCCCTTTTTTTACCTTTCGAAAAGCTATTTGCTAAGGAAAACACGCAAAAAGGGGAGTTGTTTGAAAAATACAAGGCAATTAGCTGACTGAAGGTGGCGGAATGCAATTTTTCTCTCTGAAATTAAAATCCTCGATAAATTAAAGTTTATAGCATTTTAAGTATAAAGACGTCTCTCGGATTCAGGAGGTGTCTGATATGTACATTTT is a window from the Persicobacter psychrovividus genome containing:
- a CDS encoding 50S ribosomal protein L25/general stress protein Ctc, with product MQTIEVVGFKRANLGKKDAKDLRLEGNVPAVLYGGEEQVHFYAPAYLFRDLVYTPNVYFVKLNIEGTEYKAVLQDTQFHPVSENLLHADFLLVNDDKPMKMELPVVFEGSSPGVAVGGRLVTKLRKIKVKALPNALPDNIKVDISTLELGKSVKVGEVPVEGLEILNNPTISIATVEIPRALRSKQSAGEDGSEEA
- a CDS encoding ribose-phosphate pyrophosphokinase codes for the protein MSAVKIFSGTESQYLAEKIAHQYGTEVGDVKISKFSDGEMCPAFQESVRGCDVFIIQSTFAPSDNLMEVLLMVDAARRASAKYVTVVAPYFGYARQDRKDKPRVPIAAKLVANLLTAAGADRIMTCDLHAGQIQAFFDIPVDHLEGATVFVPYLASLGLENLLFAAPDVGGTKRARDLAKIFRSNMVICDKHRERANEVASMQVIGDVTGADVIIVDDIIDTGGTLCKAADILLEKGAKSVRAVITHPILSGKAYENIENSSLTELVVTDTIPLRQESSKIKVLSVGELFGKAIRKIHDNESISSLFIKGMSI
- the pth gene encoding aminoacyl-tRNA hydrolase, with the protein product MKYLIVGLGNIGPEYELTRHNIGFLTLDRLADSKNVAFQTDRLAFKTEYKFKGRHIHLIKPTTYMNLSGKAVRHWMNELKIPKENVLVIVDDLALPFGKLRMRAKGSAAGHNGLKNIEELTGGQNYARLKFGIGNEFSKGKQVDFVLGKFEGGDLAELPLFMDKAIEMIHGFCSIGINRTMSQYND